In Nocardioides bizhenqiangii, the DNA window GCGGGGTCGTGCCGTGGTGGCTCGGCATCGGCCTCGACACGGTCGACCACAAGCCCGGCCCGCTGGCGTCGTACGTCCACGGCCTCTTCTTCGGCCGGGTGGCGCCGCCGCGTGCCGAGCGCCGCCGGATCACCGCGCCGGCCCTCGTCGTCGGTCACCCGCGCGACCTGCTGCACCCCGCCTCCGACGCGGCGATGGTGGCCGACGAGCTGCCCAACGCGACCCTCGTGACGGCAACCTCGATCCTCGAGTGGCGGCGCAAGCCCGAGCGACTCGACCTGGTGACGACCAAGTTCGTGCTCGACAGCTGGCGGCCGGCGCGCCGCGCGCGGCGGACCGGCGCCTGATCAGAGCCGACGCACGATCGCGAGCGTCTCCTCCACGACCTGCTCGAGCGGTCGGTCGACGTCGACGACCTCGCCGTCCTCGTCCGGCTCCAGATCCTCGAGCGTCTCGAGCTGCGAGTCGAGGAGCGATGCCGGCATGAAGTGGTCGCGCGCTTCGATCCGTTCGGTCAGGACGTCCGCGGAGCCGACGAGGTGGATGAAGAACGTCGACTCCGGGACGCCGCCGCGGAGCGTGTCGCGATAGGGCCGGCGCAGGGCGGAGCAGGTGAGCACCGTGTCGTGCCCTGCCTCGTGCTGCTCCCGCGTCCACTGGGCGAGGGCCTCGAGCCACGGCGTCCGGTCGTCATCGTCGAGGGCTATCCCAGCGCTCATCTTCTCGATGTTGGCCTCTGGGTGGTAGTCGTCGCCCTCGGCCATCACCAGGTCGAGCTCGGCCGCGAGCGCCTGCGCCACCGTCGACTTGCCGGTGCCGGTCACGCCCATCACCACGATGTGCAGGTGCTGCGAGTCGCTCACTGTGGACGCACCTAGACCCCGACCGCGCCGGCCACGCCCCAGAGCACGACCGCGACCGCGAACGCGGTGAGGCCGATCGTCGTCTCCATCACCGTCCAGGTGCGTAGTGTCTGCTTCTCGTCCATCTGGAAGAACCTGCTGACCAGCCAGAAGCCGGAGTCGTTCACGTGCGAGAGCACGGTCGCGCCGGCCGCGATCGCGACCACGAGAAGGGCGATCCGGAAGTCACCGAAGCCCTCCTCGGCGACAGGAGCGGCGATCACGCCGGCGGTGGTGGTGAGCGCGACCGTCGCCGATCCCTGAGCGACCCGCAGGGCGGTGGCGATGACGAACGCCTGGGCAAGCACCGGCATTCCGATGTCCTCCAACGACGTGGTCAGCGCCTCGCCGATCCCGCTGATGTAGAGCACGCCACCGAACATGCCGCCGGCGCCGGTGATCAGGATGATCGAGCAGATCGGCCCCAGCGCATCATCGAGGACCGAGGTCGTCTCCTCGTAAGTGCGCCCCCTCCGGCCGAGGACCACAATGGCGACGAGAAGGGTGATCAGCAACGCCACCGGCGTGTTGCCGACGAGCAGGAGGATCCCGGTGAGGGTGCTCTCGTCGAGTGTCCCCGACTCGATGAGTGTCGAGACGAGGGTGTTGAACGAGATGAGCACCATCGGCAGCAGCAGCAGGCCGAGGACCAGCGCGAAAGGCGGTGCGTCGGCGTCAGAACGCTCCTGGTGCTCCTCGCCGCCGTTCTCCTCGCCGAACAGGACGGTCGGTACGTCGACGTGCACCCGCCGACCCACCGCTTGGGAGAAGAGGTACGAGCCGAAGTACCACGCGATCACCGCGGTGGGGACGCCGACGAGGAGGATCACGCCGATGTCGCCCCCCAGGCTCACGCCGGCAGCCACCGGGCCCGGGTGCGGCGGCACGAGTGCGTGCATCGCTGCGAACCCGCCCGCTGCGGGGAACGCGTAGAGCAGCAGCGAACCGCCGAAGCGCCGGGCGACCGTGAAGATGATCGGCAGGAACACCACCAGGCCAGCGTCGAAGAAGATCGGGAAGCCGAAGAGCAGCGCGGCGACGCCCAAGGCGAACGGAGCCCGCTTCTCGCCGAAGCGAGAGATCAGGGTGTCGGCGAGCACCTGTGCGCCTCCGGTGACCTCGAGCAGTCGGCCGAGCATCACGCCGAAGCCGACCAGCAGCGCGACCTCGCCGAGGGTCTCGCTGAATCCGGCGAAGAGCGCGTCCGGTACGTCACCGATCGGGATCCCCGCCGCGACCGCGGTGATCACGCTCACGAGGACCAGGGAGATCATGGCGTGCAACCGCACGACCATGATCAGGATCAGGAGCAACGCGACCGCTGCGGCCGCGATGAGAAGCAGGGCGACGGAGCCGTAGGCCGGTTCGATCGGTTCCATGGCAAACCTTCCGAGTCAGGTTGGCGCTGGGAGCACAGCGTGCGGCAACTTTGCCTCTGGTGGCGACGGAGGGCAAGGGTCGCGGGGTCGAGCCGGAGCGTCGCCCCGGTTGTGCCCGCACGAGGGGCAGAATGGGACGGTGCCGCTCTACAGTGACGAGGCGATCGTCCTCCGTACCCACAAGCTGGGCGAGGCCGACCGCATCATCACGCTGCTCACCCGTCAGCACGGCCGCGTACGTGCGGTGGCGAAGGGCGTCCGTCGTACCACCTCGCGCTTCGGCTCCCGGCTCGAGCCGTTCACCCACGTCGACCTCCAGCTCGCCGAGGGACGCAACCTCGACACGATCACGCAGGCCGACACGCGGGGGGCGTACGCCGCCGCCGTCGGCGCCGACTACGAGCGCTACACGGCGGGCACCGCAATGCTCGAGACCGCCGAGCGGCTGGTGGTCGAGGAGCGTGAGCCGGCCGTCCAGCAGTTCCTGCTGCTGCTCGGTGCGCTGAAGGCGATGGCGTCGGGGGAGCGGCGGTCCGGGCACGTGCTCGACTCCTACCTGCTGCGCTCGCTGGCCGTTGCCGGCTACGCCCCGTCCTGTGTCGACTGCGCCCACTGCGGCCGCGCGCCCGGGCCGAGCTCCGACGGCGGGACAGGTAGCCACCGGTGGTTCAACCCGGCGATGGGCGGCGTGCTGTGCGCGACCTGCCGGATCCCGGGCTCCGCGAGCCCGGCACCCGAGACCCTCGCGCTGCTGGGCGGGCTGCTCGCGGGCGACTGGCCGGTCGTCGAGGCCGCCGAGCCCCGCCACCTCCGCGAGGCGAGCGGGCTGGTCGCGGCGTTCGTCCAGTGGCAGCTGGAGCGGGGCCTGAAGTCGCTGGCGTACGTCGAGCGCTGACGACTCCGGCAGCCCACTAGCCTTCATCCGTGCGCAGCACCCGCCGAACCGCCAACTCGCGACGCGAGCCGCGACCGCCGACGCCGCATCCCTCGGGCGCGCGACCGCCGGCGATCCCCGCGGAGCTGGTCCCGGAACACGTCGCGATCGTGATGGACGGCAACGGGCGGTGGGCAAAGGAGCGGGGGCTGCCGCGCACCAGGGGCCACGAGCAGGGTGAGCACTCGCTCTTCGACGTCGTCGAGGGTGCGATCGAGATCGGGGTGAAGGCGGTCTCGGCCTACGCGTTCTCCACCGAGAACTGGTCGCGGAGTCCGGACGAGGTCAAGTTCCTCATGGGGTTCAACCGCGACGTGATCCGCCGTCGTCGCGACGAGATGCACGAGCTGGGGGTGCGGGTGCGCTGGGCGGGCAGGGCACCGCGGCTGTGGAAGTCGGTGATCAAGGAGCTCCAGGTCGCCGAGGAGATGACCCAGCACAACGACGTCCTGACGCTGACCATGTGCGTCAACTACGGCGGCCGGTCCGAGCTCGGTGACGCCGCCCGGGCGCTGGCGAAGGACGTCGCGGCCGGCCGCGTCAACCCCGACAAGGTCACCGACGCCACGCTCGGTCGCTACCTCTACGTCCCCGAGCTGCCCGACGCCGACCTGATCTGGCGGACGTCGGGGGAGCAACGGCTCTCGAACTTCATGCTCTACCAGGCGGCGTACGCCGAGCTCGTCTTCACCGACGTGCTGTGGCCCGACGTCGACCGACGGTACCTGTGGCAGGCGCTCGACATCTACGCGCGGCGCGACCGGCGGTACGGCGGCGCCGAGGACGTCTAGGAGTGCGCTGAACAATCCGGCCGTCGCGAGCGGCGCATCCGCGGGATGCTCCGCAAGGCGCGGTCGCGACGGCGCTGTAGGCCCATCTCCGAGCGGCCGCAACGCCGCGGAGCGCCCGCGGGGCGTCGCGCAGCAGGTCGGATTGTTCAGCGGGCTCCTAGATCCGGCCCCCTCCCAACGGCTGTGCCGGACCCCGACCAAAGTTCGTTGTCCCGCGGGCCCTGAGCCGCATAGCGTCGGTCGCGTGGGCGAGGTCGTGATCCGGGCACGGGACCTGCGGATGCGGTACGGCACGAAGGACGTGCTCACTGGCGTCGACCTCGACCTGCGAGCAGGCGAGGTCGTCTGCCTGCTCGGGCCGAACGGCGCCGGGAAGACGACCACGATCGAGATCCTCGAAGGGTTCCGGATCCGCTCGGCGGGTGAGGTCGAGGTCCTCGGCCAGGACCCGGCCACGGCGAGCGAGGACTGGCGCGCTCGGACCGGCGTCGTCCTCCAGTCCTGGCGCGACCATCCGCGATGGACCCCTCGCCGGTTGCTCACCCAGCTCGGTGAGTACTACCGGCCGTACGCGACCCCCGACCGGCAGCGACCGCACGACATCGACGACCTGCTCGAGACTGTCGGGTTGAGCCAGCTCGCGGACCAGAAGATCAACACCCTGTCGGGAGGTCAGCGCCGCCGGCTCGACGTCGCGATCGGGATCGTCGGTCGCCCCGAGCTGCTGTTCCTCGACGAGCCGACGGCTGGGTTCGACCCGCAGGCTCGCCGCGAGTTCCACGAGCTGATCCGTCGCCTGTCCCAGGTCGACCGCACCACGATCCTGCTCACCACGCACGACCTGGACGAGGCCGAGCGGCTCGCGACCCGGGTCCTGGTGCTCGCCGGCGGCCGGATCGTCGCCGATGACACGGTCTCCGGGCTCGCGGACCGCGTCGAAGGGGAGACCGAGGTGCGGTGGCGCCAGGGGGGCACCGCCCACACCGAGCGCGTGCCCGACGGCACCGCATTCGTGCGCGAGCTGTTCGCCCGGTCGGGCGAGGAGGTCCACGACCTCGAGGTACGCCGTTCGAGCCTCGAGGACGCCTACCTCGCGCTCGTCCAGCAGCACGAGGCCGGGCACGAGGACGCCGCCGCCCGATTGTTCTCGGCCACGACAGCGGAGGTGGAGCCATGAGCCCGACCGTTCACGCCGTACGGATCGGTGTCCGCCGGGGGCTGCGGGAGTTCTGGCAGAGCGTGCGGAGCACCCAGGACCAGGGGTTCTACCTGTTCACCGGGATCCTCACGGTCGGCTACCTCTTCCTCCGTCGCAACACGGAGGTCGAGGGCACCGATCTGTTGCTCCCGTCGGTCGCCCTGCCGAGCCTGCTGGGCCTGCTGGTCGCGTTCGGCGTCGTGATCGGTCCCGCCTACGCGCTGGCGATGGAGAAGGAGGACGGGACCCTCCTGCGCCACAAGGCGGTGCCGCACGGGCTCAAGGGCTACTTCGCGGGGCAGCTGACCTTCCAGTCCCTCTCCCTCGTCCCGCAGATGCTCGTCATCCTGGTGCCGAGCTTCTTGCTGTTCGACGACCTGATGGCCGCGCCGTCAGGATGGCTCACGGTCGCGTGGGTGCTGGGACTCGGGATGATGGCAACGATGCCGATCGGCATGGCCATCGGCGCGCTGGTGCCGAGCAGCCAGAAGGTCGGCACCTGGGGGATGTTGCCGGTGATGGTGCTCGCCGGCACCTCCGGGATCTTCTACCCGGTGCAGCGGTTGTGGGACTGGGTGGAGGTCGTCGTCCAGGTCTTCCCGCTCTACTGGATCGGCCTCGGGATGCGCTCGGCGTTCCTGCCGGACTCGGCTGCGGCGGTCGAGGCCGGCGGCAGCTGGCGTACGCTCGAGACCGTCGCTGTTCTGGGCGTCTGGGCGGTCGCGGGTGCACTCGTGACACCGGTGCTCCTCCGCCGGATGGCCCGCCGCCAGACCGGGTCGCAGGTGGAGGCGGCCCGCGACGCGGCGGTGCAGTGGGTGAAGTGAGGGCTGGTCCGGAGGGATGAAACTCGGTCTCGGCCGGAACGAATCACCCCAGATCTCCGGACGGCGGGCGCCCGGTCGCCGTACGCTTCGCGCCATGCATCCCACCCGACTCGCTGGTCTGGTCGCGCTCGCTCTGGTCGGTCCTCTCTCG includes these proteins:
- a CDS encoding ABC transporter permease codes for the protein MSPTVHAVRIGVRRGLREFWQSVRSTQDQGFYLFTGILTVGYLFLRRNTEVEGTDLLLPSVALPSLLGLLVAFGVVIGPAYALAMEKEDGTLLRHKAVPHGLKGYFAGQLTFQSLSLVPQMLVILVPSFLLFDDLMAAPSGWLTVAWVLGLGMMATMPIGMAIGALVPSSQKVGTWGMLPVMVLAGTSGIFYPVQRLWDWVEVVVQVFPLYWIGLGMRSAFLPDSAAAVEAGGSWRTLETVAVLGVWAVAGALVTPVLLRRMARRQTGSQVEAARDAAVQWVK
- the recO gene encoding DNA repair protein RecO, with the translated sequence MPLYSDEAIVLRTHKLGEADRIITLLTRQHGRVRAVAKGVRRTTSRFGSRLEPFTHVDLQLAEGRNLDTITQADTRGAYAAAVGADYERYTAGTAMLETAERLVVEEREPAVQQFLLLLGALKAMASGERRSGHVLDSYLLRSLAVAGYAPSCVDCAHCGRAPGPSSDGGTGSHRWFNPAMGGVLCATCRIPGSASPAPETLALLGGLLAGDWPVVEAAEPRHLREASGLVAAFVQWQLERGLKSLAYVER
- a CDS encoding ABC transporter ATP-binding protein gives rise to the protein MGEVVIRARDLRMRYGTKDVLTGVDLDLRAGEVVCLLGPNGAGKTTTIEILEGFRIRSAGEVEVLGQDPATASEDWRARTGVVLQSWRDHPRWTPRRLLTQLGEYYRPYATPDRQRPHDIDDLLETVGLSQLADQKINTLSGGQRRRLDVAIGIVGRPELLFLDEPTAGFDPQARREFHELIRRLSQVDRTTILLTTHDLDEAERLATRVLVLAGGRIVADDTVSGLADRVEGETEVRWRQGGTAHTERVPDGTAFVRELFARSGEEVHDLEVRRSSLEDAYLALVQQHEAGHEDAAARLFSATTAEVEP
- a CDS encoding GntP family permease yields the protein MEPIEPAYGSVALLLIAAAAVALLLILIMVVRLHAMISLVLVSVITAVAAGIPIGDVPDALFAGFSETLGEVALLVGFGVMLGRLLEVTGGAQVLADTLISRFGEKRAPFALGVAALLFGFPIFFDAGLVVFLPIIFTVARRFGGSLLLYAFPAAGGFAAMHALVPPHPGPVAAGVSLGGDIGVILLVGVPTAVIAWYFGSYLFSQAVGRRVHVDVPTVLFGEENGGEEHQERSDADAPPFALVLGLLLLPMVLISFNTLVSTLIESGTLDESTLTGILLLVGNTPVALLITLLVAIVVLGRRGRTYEETTSVLDDALGPICSIILITGAGGMFGGVLYISGIGEALTTSLEDIGMPVLAQAFVIATALRVAQGSATVALTTTAGVIAAPVAEEGFGDFRIALLVVAIAAGATVLSHVNDSGFWLVSRFFQMDEKQTLRTWTVMETTIGLTAFAVAVVLWGVAGAVGV
- a CDS encoding gluconokinase, with amino-acid sequence MSDSQHLHIVVMGVTGTGKSTVAQALAAELDLVMAEGDDYHPEANIEKMSAGIALDDDDRTPWLEALAQWTREQHEAGHDTVLTCSALRRPYRDTLRGGVPESTFFIHLVGSADVLTERIEARDHFMPASLLDSQLETLEDLEPDEDGEVVDVDRPLEQVVEETLAIVRRL
- a CDS encoding isoprenyl transferase; protein product: MRSTRRTANSRREPRPPTPHPSGARPPAIPAELVPEHVAIVMDGNGRWAKERGLPRTRGHEQGEHSLFDVVEGAIEIGVKAVSAYAFSTENWSRSPDEVKFLMGFNRDVIRRRRDEMHELGVRVRWAGRAPRLWKSVIKELQVAEEMTQHNDVLTLTMCVNYGGRSELGDAARALAKDVAAGRVNPDKVTDATLGRYLYVPELPDADLIWRTSGEQRLSNFMLYQAAYAELVFTDVLWPDVDRRYLWQALDIYARRDRRYGGAEDV